In the genome of candidate division KSB1 bacterium, one region contains:
- a CDS encoding radical SAM protein — translation MSKRTKKNYPDDARSCCDPGVALEQNTKQLGRAFLPNDGAASREEQFAQISRMLFQRGLVSGVDGALAWRISDQEILASPMQLPLGLLSANDLARLSLDGKYQNDVVPGLAVEFLVELFRQNPDIGAVIQAHPKFGSVLGLAQDSLPLSLLPDLQRRIGQIKTIGFQIHYTEEVLQQLQARNRARGVFLIENYGVLVFAEDLLTAAMTLDSLEHYLEIIYYSQNSDRKSRPSSSFEVQPVEPHLTKIYLEVTTRCNFNCTTCLRKTGAVPRDQDMTLAKVSELIHQLQQSRTCREIVLLGYGETLCHPQAIDIIEQLKSAGFHLTLVTNGQLLSAEIAERLIAAQLDWLYVSIDGGDYMAHQKIRTGSNFQAIIENLKNLAQQKKDSNRSHPQIGLETVITRDNIRQMRSILNLAEQVGARQILMSNLLPYNSAMVEQSLLNQPGGFIFRNKYHSSTVKIAQMDFRQPTRCRFIAEGAAFVSVEGDVSPCLMASRSHTAVILGAEKKVQRFSLGNVFQEDMAHIWNSDRYRSLRDKFRYYDFPDCFTCRGAEMCLNRINGDHDCFLSETPCSDCLWAKEVVVCP, via the coding sequence TTGAGTAAAAGAACGAAGAAAAACTATCCTGATGACGCCCGTTCGTGTTGTGATCCTGGCGTGGCGTTAGAACAAAATACAAAGCAGTTGGGCAGAGCATTCTTGCCTAACGATGGCGCTGCATCCAGGGAAGAACAGTTCGCCCAGATCAGCAGGATGCTGTTTCAGCGGGGACTGGTCAGTGGCGTGGATGGGGCATTGGCCTGGCGGATCAGTGATCAGGAAATTCTGGCTTCGCCGATGCAACTGCCGCTGGGATTGTTGTCTGCCAATGATCTGGCACGACTATCGCTCGATGGAAAATATCAAAATGACGTCGTGCCTGGCCTGGCCGTCGAATTTCTGGTTGAGCTGTTCCGCCAGAATCCCGATATCGGAGCGGTGATCCAGGCGCATCCCAAATTTGGCTCCGTGCTCGGCCTGGCGCAGGACTCATTGCCATTATCGCTGCTGCCCGACCTGCAGCGCCGCATCGGCCAGATCAAGACCATTGGCTTTCAGATTCACTATACCGAAGAAGTGCTGCAGCAGTTGCAGGCTCGCAATCGGGCTCGGGGAGTATTTTTGATCGAAAATTACGGCGTGCTGGTCTTTGCTGAAGATTTGCTTACTGCCGCAATGACGCTGGATTCGCTGGAACATTATCTGGAGATCATTTATTACAGCCAAAATAGCGATCGCAAAAGTCGTCCGTCCAGCAGCTTCGAGGTGCAGCCAGTGGAACCGCACCTCACCAAAATTTATCTGGAGGTGACCACCCGCTGCAATTTCAACTGCACCACCTGCCTGCGCAAGACGGGCGCCGTGCCCAGGGATCAGGACATGACGCTGGCGAAGGTGAGCGAGTTGATTCACCAACTCCAGCAGAGCCGCACCTGTCGGGAGATCGTGCTATTGGGCTATGGCGAAACCCTGTGCCATCCCCAGGCGATTGACATTATCGAGCAATTGAAGTCAGCAGGATTTCATCTGACGCTGGTGACCAATGGGCAATTGCTATCTGCCGAAATCGCCGAGCGATTGATCGCTGCCCAATTGGATTGGCTCTACGTCTCCATCGATGGCGGCGATTACATGGCGCATCAGAAAATTCGCACAGGCTCGAATTTTCAGGCCATCATCGAAAATTTGAAAAACCTGGCTCAGCAGAAAAAAGACAGCAACCGTTCGCATCCGCAAATTGGGCTGGAAACGGTCATCACCAGAGACAACATTCGCCAGATGCGCAGCATCTTGAACCTGGCAGAGCAGGTCGGCGCCAGGCAAATTCTGATGAGCAACCTATTGCCCTATAATTCTGCCATGGTGGAGCAATCGCTGCTCAATCAACCTGGCGGATTTATTTTTCGGAACAAGTATCACTCGTCAACAGTGAAAATTGCCCAAATGGACTTTCGCCAGCCGACCCGCTGCAGATTCATCGCCGAGGGAGCGGCGTTTGTTTCGGTGGAGGGCGATGTCAGCCCCTGTCTCATGGCGTCTCGCTCGCATACGGCGGTCATTCTGGGCGCCGAGAAAAAGGTGCAGCGCTTCAGCTTGGGCAACGTCTTTCAGGAAGATATGGCGCACATCTGGAATTCGGATCGCTATCGCTCGCTGCGGGACAAATTCCGCTACTACGATTTTCCCGATTGCTTCACCTGTCGGGGCGCCGAGATGTGCCTCAACCGCATCAATGGCGACCACGACTGTTTTCTGAGCGAAACACCGTGCAGCGATTGTCTCTGGGCAAAGGAAGTGGTGGTGTGTCCCTGA
- a CDS encoding thioredoxin family protein: MVIKILGIGCPNCIKLEELAKKATQELNVNAEFVKVREIDKILDYGIARTPGLVINEVVKSAGRIPTIDQIKAFIQESL, translated from the coding sequence ATGGTGATTAAAATTTTAGGAATCGGTTGTCCCAATTGCATCAAATTGGAAGAACTGGCAAAAAAAGCGACGCAAGAGCTAAATGTGAATGCCGAATTTGTGAAAGTTAGAGAAATTGATAAAATATTGGACTATGGGATTGCCCGAACGCCTGGTCTAGTAATCAATGAAGTGGTGAAATCGGCAGGTAGGATTCCAACAATTGATCAGATCAAAGCCTTTATTCAAGAATCGCTGTGA
- a CDS encoding thioredoxin family protein, producing MKKFYPMFLVGLWILLAFACGKNDAQTKTDSLKQNKKSVQNKSVEIDSTKSDSRITNTSKVTFIELGSVNCIPCRMMQPVMKAIEEDFGDQIKIVFYDVWKDPAPARQYRIRVIPTQVFLDESGNEFFRHEGYFPKEEIDKLLMEKGLKPKNKSEAKKVR from the coding sequence ATGAAAAAATTTTATCCGATGTTCCTGGTGGGGCTGTGGATTTTGCTTGCCTTCGCATGTGGCAAGAACGATGCCCAGACGAAAACTGATTCTTTGAAACAAAATAAGAAATCGGTTCAGAATAAGTCGGTGGAAATAGATTCGACGAAATCAGACTCCAGAATAACAAACACGTCCAAAGTTACTTTTATCGAGCTGGGATCAGTCAATTGTATCCCCTGTCGTATGATGCAGCCTGTGATGAAAGCAATTGAAGAAGATTTCGGCGATCAGATCAAAATTGTCTTTTACGATGTCTGGAAAGATCCAGCGCCCGCCCGACAATATCGCATTCGGGTTATCCCTACCCAAGTCTTCTTGGATGAATCAGGCAACGAGTTCTTTCGCCATGAAGGTTATTTCCCCAAAGAGGAAATTGACAAGCTACTCATGGAGAAAGGATTGAAGCCAAAAAATAAATCAGAAGCGAAAAAAGTTAGGTGA
- a CDS encoding cytochrome c biogenesis protein CcdA encodes MLTKLFTWLTHAIQGQPNIAIFGAFLWGILSILLSPCHLSSIPLIIGFIDKQGRGSVKRAFWLSVLFATGILVTIAAIGIITASLGRLMGDVGSVGNYLVAGVFFLVGLYLLDIIPAPWSGATGTNVKQKGLAAAFVLGLIFGIGLGPCTFAYMAPMLGVAFQVAATQLLFAIALLTAFGVGHCSVIVLAGTLTEKVQQYLNWTEKTKGAIIVRRICGMLVILGGVYLIFK; translated from the coding sequence ATGCTGACAAAGTTATTTACCTGGTTGACCCATGCAATTCAGGGACAGCCAAATATCGCCATATTCGGCGCTTTTCTTTGGGGCATTCTGAGCATCCTGCTCAGCCCCTGTCACCTGTCCAGCATCCCACTGATCATTGGCTTTATCGATAAGCAGGGTCGAGGCTCAGTCAAGCGGGCGTTCTGGCTTTCAGTCTTGTTTGCCACGGGAATTTTGGTCACGATTGCCGCCATCGGCATCATCACGGCTTCGCTGGGTAGGCTGATGGGCGATGTCGGCAGTGTTGGAAATTACCTGGTGGCTGGCGTCTTTTTCCTGGTGGGCTTGTACCTGCTGGACATCATTCCCGCACCGTGGAGCGGTGCCACTGGAACCAATGTGAAGCAAAAAGGATTGGCAGCGGCATTTGTATTGGGCTTGATTTTTGGAATTGGCTTGGGCCCCTGCACATTTGCTTACATGGCACCCATGCTCGGCGTGGCATTTCAGGTTGCCGCCACCCAATTGCTGTTTGCCATCGCCCTATTAACCGCCTTTGGCGTGGGCCATTGCTCAGTCATTGTATTGGCAGGTACGTTGACCGAAAAAGTCCAGCAATATTTGAACTGGACCGAGAAGACCAAAGGAGCGATCATTGTCCGTCGCATCTGCGGCATGTTGGTGATCCTGGGGGGAGTTTATTTGATTTTTAAATGA
- a CDS encoding permease — MKDRTKLAIVITTFLAAYFIPFGKSNIQKAILEAFFMLQDYAREHVLFCLVPAFFIAGAIAVFVNQAAVMKYFGAQAKKILSYSVASVSGTILAVCSCTVLPLFAGIYKRGAGIGPATAFLYSGPAINVLAIILTARVLGPELGIARAVGAIAFSVIIGLLMAFIYRKEEKARNEKAVNFGQGLEEAGRPLWKNALYFLTLVLILIFAAWGKPAQPVGFWNFVFQIKWYLTIVLLAVLGWQLWRWFQKDELSQWVSQTWFFAWQILPLLFAGVLVAGFLMGRPNTDAGIIPSNWIKLLVGGNSLWANLFASVSGALMYFATLTEVPILQGLLGSGMGKGPALALLLAGPALSLPNMLVIRSVIGTQKTLVYVTLVIVMATVTGMVFGGIF; from the coding sequence ATGAAAGATCGAACCAAATTAGCCATTGTGATAACAACTTTCCTGGCCGCTTATTTTATTCCGTTTGGCAAATCCAATATTCAAAAAGCGATCCTGGAAGCCTTTTTTATGTTGCAGGACTATGCCCGTGAGCATGTACTGTTCTGCCTGGTGCCAGCGTTCTTCATCGCTGGGGCGATTGCGGTGTTTGTGAATCAAGCCGCTGTGATGAAATATTTTGGTGCCCAGGCGAAGAAAATCCTCTCGTACAGCGTGGCATCGGTTTCAGGCACGATTCTGGCGGTTTGTTCCTGCACGGTATTGCCGCTGTTTGCAGGAATCTACAAGCGGGGCGCAGGCATTGGGCCCGCCACGGCATTTCTCTACTCGGGTCCTGCCATCAATGTGCTGGCCATAATCTTGACCGCCCGAGTGCTGGGGCCCGAGCTGGGCATCGCTCGAGCTGTAGGCGCCATCGCCTTTTCGGTAATCATCGGACTGCTCATGGCGTTTATCTATCGCAAGGAGGAGAAGGCCCGCAACGAAAAGGCGGTCAATTTTGGCCAGGGGCTGGAAGAAGCTGGGCGTCCCCTATGGAAAAATGCGCTGTACTTTTTGACCTTAGTGCTGATCCTCATCTTCGCCGCCTGGGGCAAACCTGCCCAGCCCGTGGGATTCTGGAATTTCGTTTTTCAGATCAAATGGTATCTCACTATCGTATTGCTAGCCGTTTTGGGCTGGCAGCTATGGCGCTGGTTTCAAAAAGATGAATTGAGCCAATGGGTTAGCCAGACCTGGTTTTTCGCCTGGCAGATTCTGCCACTGCTGTTCGCTGGAGTTTTGGTGGCAGGATTTTTGATGGGCCGTCCCAATACCGATGCGGGCATCATTCCGTCCAACTGGATCAAACTGCTCGTCGGCGGCAATTCGTTATGGGCCAATCTGTTCGCCTCGGTCTCAGGCGCCTTAATGTATTTTGCCACGCTGACCGAAGTTCCCATTCTGCAGGGCTTGCTCGGCAGCGGCATGGGCAAAGGCCCTGCGTTGGCATTGCTTTTAGCTGGCCCCGCCTTGAGCCTGCCCAATATGTTGGTGATCCGCAGTGTCATCGGCACGCAGAAGACATTGGTTTATGTTACGTTGGTAATCGTGATGGCGA